The stretch of DNA GTGTAACCTCCACTTTGATAAGCATAATGACCTATCCTATATTACTGATAGGCATAGACTCGGTCATTCTCCGCAAAACAAATAGCAGCATTATGCCCCGtagtaccacatctctcacaaaacaGCAGCTGTTATGCCATATGATGGAACATAGGTTGCGGATCAATGATACTCAAGCATTGCCTTTTATGATCTTTTTCCAAAATCCTGTTTAGCTAGACCTataagacctatcaaaacaacactaaaggtaaaagataagaactgcctcaaggaataaattccatGAGGCTAAAGATAAActtaaaataaaacaagcaaaaagCAACGCCTCCctgacaacggcgccaaaatttgacacaaCTGTCGCAAACTTATCAAAAATAAACCCGAGGgggtctctaactaatgcagctaggGAAATCGAGGTTGAATCCACAGGGTGGCTATCTTGCTTCTACTCGCTAAACTAAGTTTGTTTAAGTCACTGTATTGGGGGTTTGATTCTGTCACTTAACTAAAGCTAACTAAAGCAGGAAGAGATTTAAGAGTCTAACTAtaaagagaagggaactaggattgttggttcatcaatgaatgtcagatggTCACAGtttaggtcacagatcagtcgcgTGCACCAGTCTAAGGGGTAGTGAATACCTCCTTTCGGTCCTCTGTtctccctaaaataatactaacttaactttcgccctcattagagtattcTAAAGAatgtagcgggtctcactccttccaatcttttgatctaggTCGGGGTTTGCCAAATATAACTAGAACAATTATGCGCATTAACCGTCTAATTATCATTAAATGCTACTTGtcacaacaaagacatgatagcaacaatagatctgtaaacctaattagcaccTAACAACggttcattgaatcccctaaatcctagcgggagaattagctaaacatgacGATAATACCGAAACTAAtactaacaaaagcaataatagATAATAGCATGATAAAAGATGAAGATAATTGAAATAATAAGAGTTAAACTAAACAAGGAGAATAAAGGAGTAAAGGAGTAAGAGAAGCAAAAGGAAAGAATTAATACTAGAAACTAAATTAAATAAAGTAGAGAAAAGGAATTACATAATTTAGATCCGGAAAAAAGCAAGAAGAAGAACTACATAATAAAAGTTTTTACATTGTAAAAAAGTGATGAAAGGAGTCCAGGGAAGAGATCCCTAATTAATGACCTAATTATCTCTTTATATAGTAGAGATATTATTATCAGAAAAGCTAAAATTAGATAAATTAGAGTCTCGACTAAAATAGAGTTGCGTCTGACTTggtaggctctcgatcgaatagtaaggaggtcgatcgagaggtttggtgGTCGAACGAAGAGTAATATGGTCGCAGTAGAGTAGTTCGTCGATTGAAAAGCTAGAGTGGCCAATCGAGAggaattgtgttcgatcgaactCAGCGCGTacttcctgctttgcgcactgaacttcaaatggccgccatttcttcgttacttcggCAAATCAGGTGTTTTTGGTGGAGTTGGAAGGCTAAGAGGATgtgctttcatctccaattggaatcacctagatatcagttgtagaactcgatatatggctcttcaaatgaGGCACTAACgatatgaagctcttcctttgctcgcctagcttccttacttctttgcgcatctcaaaatagtagtctccaagcttTGACTCAACTCATCTGCTAAATGCAtgtatagggacatgttttaggcttgattatgctcctctccggttcatacctgcaaataatacaagagaaaccaaagtagacaattcgggggacatatGTACCTAaatactacacaaaatgcatagagatgcgtgcaaatacggtacaaaaagtctatataaaatgcacccatcacatgtatattattattattatattattatattattccgtctcagCATAACTCgctaaatataataaaatattatcattatataattattaaatacggagtattacatacaAGGAgagaatcaagggcatgaagccactcccgcaagtgacaccacttagccgaggacgcacTTCACGATCATAGTAAATTGATCAGAACACCAATACTCAAgagtacaatcaacaacaatatttATCAGATCAACTAAATCACAATCATCAAACTTAAATCAATtacgcaatcaactgagtagggaaaccctaccttagcacaaatatGATACAAGTCAACAAGGAAGCTAGAActgctcttctacgaattcttCACGTAACAACAATTATACGATCCAATCACAACATGCAAAACACCCATTTTCCCCAATTACCAATACTAGGGTAAAACCCTAAAAAGACAACTGACAAAGCCATaagactagtgacttaccgaTGAAATCAATGcaagagagaaaggaaaaaggaCTCACGAACAATCAACGATCCTAAGAGAgattagagatgattaaagttaCGTAGAattttttaggttttggtaaaagtgaaaagtgaaaagtgaaaagtgttaaacgtaatttataactctaataATCTTTAATTAAAACTCGGAAATAATGCCCGTCacaccggatactcggtcgagtatagagaaTACTCGGCGAGTATCccttacttggtcgagtattaccatactcggtcgagtattcctgaACAGTAGCCggaccagaaacacacgacgcattactcggccgagtaacaggactTAGAAAAATGTAGTATATATtaaagtcttccctccttaaaaagaacttctttCCCGAAGTTCATGACATactaaaaaaaaccaacaaacacAACACAAACTGCCCAACAACTACTCTAAGTACCAACAAATCCCACTATATATGATAAAACACCTAACTCAAACTCGAAAGATGATAAAAACATAGCTATGTTAACCCAAACTAACCCAAAAACAAGCatacgaccatctcctacccccttaaaagacaacggttacgtccccgtaaccaaacatacctgatcgaaaaggtgaggaaaacgctctctcattgactcctctggttcccatgtgacCTCTTTCACATTGTGATTAGTCCAAGGTACctttagtaagacggtctcactgttccttgtcttgcgcactttccggtctaagatctcctttggaacctccgcataagttagagactcatctagctctatattctcaacctcaagcttatctgatggatcactcacatacttccggagttgaAAAACATGAAACATGTTGTGGACTCGATCCAacgatggtggtaaagctaatcGGTAGGCTACTTCACCTATGCGTTCTAGGATCTCATACGACCCGATAAACATCTGACTCAACTTTCCTTTCTGgccaaacctcatcacccctcgcatATGTGCCACTTTCAAAAGGCCTTATCACCTAATGCGAAGTCAATGTCCCTACGGtacaaatctgcataactcttttggtgATCTTCAGCTGCTTTCATCCTTTGACGAATCATGCAGACTTGCTTAATTATATCATGCActatctgtggtcctaaaaccactgtctctgCATAATCGTCGTAACAAaccggactcctacacttcctgccatacaaagcctcaaacggggCCATCCCAATGCTGGTGTGATAcctgttgttgtaggaaaactcaatcaaatccagccTATCCTCCCAACTTCCACCAAACTCCATGGcacatgccctcaacatatcctccaaagtcttcaTAGTCCTCTCAGTCAGACCATATatggcaggatgaaaagctgtactcatcttcaaggtcattcccatcaaatcctgcaactcttgtgaaaaccgtgatataaacctcgcatctcgatctgacactatgTCCTTTAGCACACCATGTAACTGAACCACATGTTTCCTCTAACCCAAAGCTaattgtatcttggtccaagtatccttcatcggaatgaagtgggctgactttgttaaacgatcgacgatcacccaaatcatattgttaccttgttgagtCCTTGGTAACCGCACGATAGAGTCCATAGAgttcgactcccacttccattctGGCatctcaagtgactgaatcttaccttgtggtcttcgttGCTCACCCTTTACTCTCTGGAAACTTGGACACTTAGCCACGAACTCGGCCACAAACTTCATCATATTAGGCTACCAAAACATTTTTTTTTAGGTCCTTATAAATATTGTCACCCCTCGGGTAAACtgataaggagtgcaatgagcctctgtcatgatcaacCTTTTCAAGTCGcttcactaggaacacaccatctcccatcaaaacgaacactcccatatgTGTGGAAAGAAAACCTCGAAACTGTaccactctctacccttgacttctACTCTTGAATCTTTGGATCAAGCTCTTGTTTTCTCTTTATGTCATCATACAAGTCCGATTCGATCGTCAAGTCCCCAATGGCATCCCCTTTTAGAATCATATgaatccccatcttggacatgTCATCCCCCAGCTTCAGCAAAGACGTGGTTGTACATAACGAATGTACAcactttctactcaaagcatctgccacAACATTGGcattaccctcgtgatagatgatctccatgtcataattcccaatcaactccatccatcgAGCTCTATcgcatgttcagctctttttgtGTGTAGATATAcatcagactcttatgatctgaaaacaccttaaagttTGTCCCATAAAGATggtgcctccaaatctttagagcaaaaacaactacacccagctccaaatcatgagtaggatagttctcctcatacggcttcagctgtctcgacgcataagctataactttcccattctgcatcaaaacacaatcCAACCCattatttgaagcatcggtatatacatCAAAattctcacttccctcaggtagatTTAGaattggagttgtggtcaaacgcttctttaaggtttggaacgtcCTCTCAGAACTCTCATCCTAGCTGAATTTGGTCTCTTTCcgcatcaacgctgtcataggtctcgcGACCTTAGAAAATTCTTTCATGAACCTCCTTtagtagccagctaaacccaagaaacttcgaatctcagcaacattctttggtgattcccacttagttattgcctcaatcttgctaggatccaccgacacaccctccttagatatcacatgacccagaaaagccactttctctaaccaaaatTCGCACTTAGATAGTTTGGCATATAACTGATCATCTCTCAAAGTCTGTAGAACTAACCTgagatgctcctcgtgctccttcTTAGttttagagtagaccaagatgtcatcaatgaagacgaccacaaacctatccaagaacgggctgaagatccggttcataagatccatgaaaactgCCGGGGCAGTCGTTAACCCAAAAGAAATtactacatactcatagtgaccatatcgtgactgaaaagctgtcttaggaatatccttaTCTTCTATCCTCAactgatgataacccgacctcaaatcgatcttagaaaacaaTCCTGTGCCACTCAGCTGGTCAAAATTATCATCAACCCTTAGCAAAGGATACATGTTATTCACCGTGACGTGATTCGGTCCCCTATAgacgatgcatagcctcatgctcccgtctttctttttcataaaaaacacaggTGCTCTCCACGTGAAACACTAGGCCAAATATACCCCTTTTCTAACAGGTCATTCAACGGCTTCTTCAAATCCTCCAACTCTTTAGgccccatacggtacggtgctttaGTTATAGTTCCCATCCCCGGTTTGACCACAacattgaagtcgatatctcCCTTAGGTGGCAACCCcagtatctcatctggaaaaacatcgCTAATATCTCCAACCATAGGTATATCAGACGTCGACGGTTCCTCCACACGTATATCTCTCACTTGGTAAAGAATCAAGGAAAACTTATTTCTTacacatgactttaaagtcatcactgcAATAAACTTGCACTTTGGTCTCACCACGAACCCCATATGTGATACCCTGACTCCCTTAGGCCCCTTAATAGATACTCTCTTTTGTCTGCAATcgatcctggcatcatacttgcctaaccagtccatcccgatgATGACCTCGAACctatccataggaaactctaacaagttgatTCGTAAGTCTACTTTTCCCACCAACAtggacacacctctatacaacttAGAACAAGACAtcgactccccagaaggtataaacacactatCTTTTACAAGTTCATATTTTCCTAAACCCACATCTAAGGTATAACCTCTAGACATAAAAGAATGGgttgcccctgaatcaaacagaTCGAAATAtggtgtattatgaacaagaaaggtaccggtgacCACATGAGCATCGTTCCCCACCacctctgtaatactacggttttatgtgatgttaggtactctatcgagtaaggcttactttgtcgagtaagtaagtttggTTTCGAaatagtagtctgtctgatgggtactcgatcgagtacgtgtggcactcgatcgagtaagtggcacacgattcactcgatcgagtaagtcacttactcaatcgagtaagtcggtcTTACGAGTtatttttgtcgggttttgttagcaatgcgagaatGATATAAAAACATAAGTCGCCAGGTTATTTTCAATTTTACCCTGATCTAAATTAATAAGAGACAAAAACAAGTTAcattacttcttcttcttcttcttcttcttctttcttcttcttcttcttcttcttcttcttcttcttcttcttcttcttcttcttcttcttcttcttcttcttcttcttcttcttcttcttcttcttcttcttcttcttcttcttcttcttcttcttcgcatTTCTATCAAATACCAAGGCTTGAGTCGTCGGAATTCAGTGTTCTTTATGTTGTTTAGTCTTTagcgttgtgggtaagatcctaatatcatttttatgttgtttcgtcaattttggttaaatcctaattgggtagatttgggggttttgagtgTTTGATGGCTTAGtaatgattgtatgattgtatgtttgattataggaggtggttttGTAGAGGAAAGCTTTCGATCTGCTGCGTTTGATTGCTAATTGGTTATTGCacttcaggtagggtttcccgagtcggttattgattacatagtgttgttgatggttgtttattgttgttgattcatatTGTATTGGAATTATTGGTAATTGGTGATTGTTTTTGTATaatgtagttggttgtgattgtttgtctgtagttctcgaggcgcgtcctcggctgagtggagtcactttcgggagtggcttcacgcccttgattctccctctgtggaacccgctacagaggggatgtgcacatttaggaaaatgggttatcgctcggatgagatgagcggggcttaggtaggaacggtagcggccccccactggcggtgtggaatacttgttgcgatgagtattctggcaagactacacactttagtgtgtagtcaggtgtgtggagttatgatgtAGATTGGATAATTGTGTATTGATTCTGTTGTAtagtttttgtgtaatcagtaactacctcgtttaaatgttttaagcagttattgagcaggtatgagatggacgcgcatgggataggtgggttgagttgccacgagatgtctagaacaCTTCCGTTGTGTCTTAAACATGTATTTACTTTATTTGAGTTAGCATTTTGGAATAGTTGAATTATCGTTTTAAAGTtttggttttgagttgtatcgcttcaaatttatttaataaagtacgtttcgttattgtctatttgatatatattacctcgggtaaccgagatggcagCATTCTCAGGCCTTAGGTGGTCCTcttaaggcacttggagtatgtgaGTGTTACATCCTCCTTGCCCATCACAAAGAGCTTCCCACTGCTTTTCTAACGTCCACCCTGGACCGTGGTATtcgaagtagtcggcttagctgccgaatTCTCGTCACACTGTTGTCCGGACGCTGATAGGACCCTCCATTGTTGCGGTTGTAGCCGCCACTGTTGTTGTTTTGCCCTCTAAGATTGTCCCATGACCTAGATGGCCTGCTTCTTCaaagcactggtgcactcatgtctcttgtgaccCACTCCGCCACAGTTGAAGCAGGCAAGGTTGGATTTATCGCTACTACTCTGACCGCCGCCTTTTCCTCAAGCTCAAGATCCCCTGCATACCCAGACCCTTCAGAAAAAGCCCTCGACTAACTTTGATTGCTCCTCTTGTGGCCCGACTGGTTGCCACTCACACtctcctcttttcttttcttggcATTCCTTTCCTTAGCCTCATTGGCCAAGTTCACTAACCTCTCAGCATGCCCAACTCGTGCATATTGAAACGATCCTataaccctcaaattaaactctttaattagagatttaaatttctcatttaaatagatgttgatcttatgcatgcataacataataaaatagaaaagtaagaacaaggttccttacaatgatgaaaacggttttaagggcacaagtaagaacacctttcttaacttgttcttgagctcaaaataaatggatgatcccctttgtcccaatagtgtgagaacctcctttcaattgcaccaagactaccccttaaaactactaattaattaactagattatcttagtagttaaccttaaaatataatctaatattatttcttattactacaatagtaatataaataaattagattttgaacaattattttctaaaacttattttagagagaaaaagagagaagtGGGTAGTGAATAATGTAAGAATGAATTGTATATGAATAAGAACAATTAATATTCTCTAAAATGAGggtagaaaaccggtggggagggagtGTCCAAGAGGACCAATGCATGCCTCTTTCCTTTTTAGAGTTGTTCTTATCAAAAAGCATTAAGGTGTAGTATAAGTTATAatagtaatcattgtgttttccacaatTAAAAACAATCGACCTATTCACCCTTATTTCCTCTAAAAAACCGGTCCATATTGATTATATGGACTcctttttatttttgtcaattatcatttcgtcatataatgtgtgacatgtaacatTTAACATGatgttcataatattatttcatatttaacaattaaatatcattacatatattaatagaattatatataaaaattgactagtaattcaagattacatgtatataaaatgggttaagttaatataatctacaacacattgtaattataattaaccgatcattcttaatttaattgtttcataagaAATGTTTTTAGTaatgtaacattttaattactaaaacgaatctcatttaatcgaattacaataagattcatattctcactcacatacgtaaattgttcaattttaaggaattaattaatctgtatcgatatacaattaattaatttatctattaagggaatcgtcctttaagtgtgaccttaaaggataaattgatcaccaccgtcaaacgacagtaatgtaaaactctagtcagctaatcattactgattaatgtttatCAGTTGaggtataaaaatgaatcatccctttgtgtattcttatcatgagttttaataatgtgatcgcactattgttgaggacacatactccaacaatctcccacttgtccgagataaatgtgcgtcaccaattttcttgtcctattgcaatctcccactcaatgcaaggtgtcttggaagtcgttcttgcaagtgatcatatcaagagtcgtttcctcgatctggagagtaactgtctgaccggaattatctaccttagataccttccgagcgtggccatgcattttcagttcactactcctcgagtggccctgagattattaaacaaccctgacaagggggtggacaattcctattgcattATTCTCTTTTACTAGCCACAACtgatcatgacccaaaagatgcccatttgacctcaattatgaaagtcgtagagcataatttaaagtcactaaAAACTGTACCAACTTGGGTGAACagtctctgtaacacccccatactccgagtgccttaccaggaccactcaagtatgaagacatcaccatctcggttgcccgaggcatgataatcaaatagacaaaacagaaacaacatttattataagtagtttaatgaataagtacaatcctcgaaaccaaactgaaagtacaatacattattccaaactatctcgttctcaatcgaaatgtaaataaatgctaaactacggcggaagactctatcgtcatgtcgtggccatcccagctatcccagtatcatctctatacctgttcaacatctgctcaccatccccgaatggatcaccgcaggttttacaaaacaacaccggggtcagtactaatcacacaatcaatatagataacaacaataagacaaacagacagctgaactgtcacacacacacatacaccaccaactcccatcatctcaacactgactgtccactggaccagccctgccagtgggggaccgcagccgttcccacctaagccccgctcatcgtacgagcgataaccctgtccattaatgtgcacatcccctttcgtggcgggttccacgaagggcgaaactagggcgtgagatcactcccgcaagtgaccccactcagccgagaacgcatctcgagagccataggaaccaatcacaatcacaatcacaatcacaatcaacatatcaaataactaactacaaagacatcaccaatatcccattatgggactaataccgagtaggaaatcctacccgaaagcacaacacgcagacggtatctacaaatgtctcaaaacgcctcttctacaaattctcctcctaacaaataacacataaaggctaccaattacttactattcacaaaaccccaaatcctaaattagggtttgaccaaacctagcaaaacattatataaattatattaaaatcttacccttgacgcaaggaatccaacgacacgaactacgacacgaaccgaccgtccgaactccggaattattaaggatgcgattaggaagatgatcgatcgctttctctcttaaacaggttttaggttttggtaaaagtgaattaaaacaacgacgattaagtttaaataccctaatcgcataattaacaaaacccgcgaaaaactccccgtaaaccggacactcgatcgagtacccaaggtactcgatcgagtacccccctactcgatcgagtgccccactactcgatcgatcgagtgcccaacagtcgaaactattttattctgcaacatacccttactcgacagagtaagggctactcgatagagtacccccaagaccataaatacggagtattacattcttccctccttaaaaggaacttcgtccccgaagttcaaaccactactaaacaaaggtactcccataagcttcccgactcgaaggtcaaaataaacacaacgtaaaacatgctactaacccaacttatcccgacaaacataccgacacaacatataaaaggggtgtaaaaactcttaaaaactctcgcgatcatctcctacccccctaaaagaaacaaggttacgtccccgtaaccatacatacctgatcaaaaagaaaagggtaacgctctttcattatatcctccgcctcccatgtagcttcctcagtctcatggttagaccaaaggatcttaagcaaaactgtctcaccactcctggtctttctaacttttcggtctaggatctgcttaggcacctcaaggtacgataaagactcatccagctctaagctctctgcctccaacacatgtgacgggtcactcacatacttccgcaacaagcgatacatgaaacacattatgcactctctccaaagcagccggtaaagccaaacgataagccacttccccaactcgctctaagatctcataaggccctataaacttctggcttagcttgcctttcttcccaaatctcataactcctcgcataggagacactttcagaagaaccttgtccccaacccgaaactctatgtcccgacgatgtagatctcgcataactcttctcgtcgatcccgagccgctctcatccgttccccgatcatcttaatcttccaccatctcatgtaccatctctggtcctaaaaccactttgcctcgactatcgtcccaacagatcggactcctacatctcctcccatacaaagcctcaaacggtgccataccaatactttgTGTGATagtttgttgttgtaagaaaactctatcaagtccaacctctgctcccggctaccaccaaaatccatcacacaagctcgcaacatatcctcaagagtcttgattgttctctcgtccgCCCATCTCGTCGCGGGatgaaatgtcgtactcatcttcaaagtcgtttcccaacgattcctgcaactccttccaaaacctcgatataaacctcgcatctctgtcagacactatgtccttagggactccatgtaacttaagcacgttctttcgataggccatagctaattgtgccttagtccatgtatctttcattggaacaaagtgagctgacttggtcaaccgatccactatcacccaaatcatattgttaccttgttgactcttaggtaaacccacaatgaaatccatggaaatggattcccacttccactccggcacctccaaagaccgaaccttaccttgtggtcttctctgttcccctttaactctctggcatgtcaaacaacgggacacaaactcagctatctctttcttcatcccgtgccaccaaaacgttttcttcaaatctttgtaaagcttgtctccaccggatgaaccgaatatggtgtgcaatgcgcttctgtcatgatcgtctttttcaactcctcgtcattaggaacacaccacctaccatcaaacctcaagctaccatctcgtatgaatggaaaaccggacactgtccctttctctaccccactctccactccactatcttaggatccaaagcctgtttacctcgaatatcatcataaaactccatgtgtctttgtcatatcacccatagcatctcctttcgcatcatatgaatcccaaagctcgctacctcatccctcacctcatcaaagatagagccgtacacaaggaatgtacactctttctactcaaagcatcaaagaacaacattggcctttccttcatggtagatgatttccatgtcgtaatcaccaatcagctccatccacctcctctgtctcatgttcaactccttctgcgtgaagatgtacttgagactcttgtgatcagaaaataccttaaagattgctccataaaggtagtgcctccaaatcttgagagcaaacaccactgcacccaactccaggtcatgagtagggtagttctcctcataaggcttcaactgcctagaagaataggcaattactttaccattctgcatcaacacacatcccaacccattcttcgaggcatctgtatagacctcgaaattctcgctcccttcaggtaatgccaagacaggagctgtggtcaaacgctcctttaaggtttggaacgccgtctcacaactctcatcccaacgaaacctgttctctttcctcatcaacgctgtcatcggtctagctatcttggagaaatctttcacgaaccgtctgtagtatccagctaaacccaagaaactcctaacctcagcaacattcttcggtgcttcccactttgtcactgcttcaatcttcgccggatccacagctaccccatctttagagattacatgcccccgAAAAGCAaccttctccaaccagaactcac from Silene latifolia isolate original U9 population chromosome 10, ASM4854445v1, whole genome shotgun sequence encodes:
- the LOC141607615 gene encoding uncharacterized protein LOC141607615, yielding MSRGYTLDVGLGKYELVKDSVFIPSGESMSCSKLYRGVSMLVGKVDLRINLLEFPMDRFEVIIGMDWLGKYDARIDCRQKRVSIKGPKGVRVSHMGFVVRPKCKFIAVMTLKSCVRNKFSLILYQVRDIRVEEPSTSDIPMVGDISDVFPDEILGLPPKGDIDFNVVVKPGMGTITKAPYRMGPKELEDLKKPLNDLLEKGYIWPSVSRGEHLCFL